From the Amycolatopsis thermoflava N1165 genome, one window contains:
- the soxR gene encoding redox-sensitive transcriptional activator SoxR codes for MTKLADHLTIGQVAERSGVPHTALRFYEDRGLITSERSAGNQRRYPRSVLRRIAFIRAAQRVGLSLEEIHDALSTLPRDHAPTKADWARLSRGWQDELDARIDALQRLRDRLTGCVGCGCLSLRVCGLYNTDDRMAQYGPGARGLKPATEGGA; via the coding sequence GTGACCAAGCTTGCCGACCACCTGACCATTGGCCAGGTCGCGGAGCGCAGCGGCGTGCCGCACACGGCGTTGCGCTTCTACGAGGACCGGGGCCTGATCACCTCCGAGCGCTCGGCCGGGAACCAGCGCCGGTACCCGCGATCGGTGCTGCGCCGGATCGCGTTCATCCGGGCGGCGCAGCGGGTGGGGCTCAGCCTCGAGGAAATCCACGACGCGCTGTCCACCCTGCCACGCGACCACGCCCCGACGAAGGCCGATTGGGCCCGGCTGTCCCGCGGGTGGCAGGACGAACTCGACGCCCGGATCGACGCCCTGCAGCGGCTGCGCGACCGGCTGACGGGTTGCGTCGGGTGCGGGTGCCTGTCGCTGCGCGTGTGCGGGCTCTACAACACCGACGACCGGATGGCGCAGTACGGCCCCGGCGCGCGGGGACTCAAGCCCGCCACCGAGGGCGGCGCTTAG
- a CDS encoding transketolase has translation MENTTRGLGYADLPALIDAMRGDEKHSGAAESTVDVLWVLYDRVLNVSPEAPDDPARDRFLLSKGHGPMAYYAVLAAKGFLDPAELAGWAGSESRLGYHPDRTLVPGVEISSGSLGHGLALGVGMVFGLRAQGLTEPKVVVLTGDAELDEGSNHEAIALAGRASMAQLTTVVVDNQSATHGWPGGIAERFAVEGWATRTVDGRDHDALHAAFTTPHPDRPLCVVAVVEPKGS, from the coding sequence ATGGAGAACACGACCAGGGGGCTGGGCTACGCCGACCTGCCGGCGCTGATCGACGCCATGCGCGGCGACGAGAAGCATTCCGGTGCGGCGGAGTCCACAGTAGATGTGCTGTGGGTGCTGTACGACCGGGTGCTGAACGTGTCGCCGGAGGCTCCGGACGATCCGGCCCGCGACCGGTTCCTGTTGTCGAAGGGCCACGGGCCGATGGCCTACTACGCGGTCCTGGCCGCCAAGGGGTTCCTCGACCCCGCGGAACTGGCCGGCTGGGCGGGCAGCGAGTCACGGCTGGGCTACCACCCGGACCGGACGCTCGTGCCCGGCGTGGAGATCTCCAGCGGGTCGCTGGGGCACGGGCTCGCGCTCGGCGTCGGCATGGTGTTCGGGCTGCGCGCGCAGGGACTTACCGAACCGAAGGTGGTGGTGCTGACCGGGGACGCGGAGCTCGACGAGGGCTCCAACCACGAGGCGATCGCGCTCGCCGGACGGGCGTCGATGGCCCAGCTGACCACGGTGGTGGTCGACAACCAGTCGGCGACGCACGGCTGGCCGGGTGGCATCGCGGAGCGCTTCGCCGTCGAGGGCTGGGCCACGCGCACGGTCGACGGCCGCGACCACGACGCGTTGCACGCCGCGTTCACCACACCGCACCCGGACCGGCCGCTGTGCGTGGTCGCCGTCGTCGAACCGAAGGGGAGCTGA
- a CDS encoding transketolase family protein, whose protein sequence is MGMRDAFLSTMEQVLDEDPRVAVVLADISAASLEAARRRHPDRVINVGIREQALIGVAGGLALTGMRPVVHTFPSFLVERPYEQVKLDLTHQGAGAVLVSWGGSYDMPTAGRTHQSPADVALIDAIPGWTVHVPGHPDEAVSLLREALPGDGTVYLRLSGQSNARPRPGPGMQVVRQGGRGVVLAVGPMLDRVLAAAEDMDVTVLYAKTVRPFDAETLRAAVAGTGVADVVLVEPYLAGTSAHQVSEALVEVPHRLRALGTSRDAEVRRYGEVTDHDLAHALDEASIAAALKAFLRPD, encoded by the coding sequence ATCGGAATGCGGGACGCCTTTCTGTCCACAATGGAACAGGTGCTCGACGAGGACCCGCGGGTCGCGGTCGTGCTGGCCGACATCTCCGCGGCGTCGCTGGAAGCCGCCCGGCGCCGGCACCCGGACCGGGTCATCAACGTCGGCATCCGGGAGCAGGCGCTGATCGGCGTCGCGGGCGGGCTGGCGCTGACCGGGATGCGGCCCGTGGTGCACACGTTCCCGTCGTTCCTCGTGGAGCGGCCCTACGAGCAGGTCAAGCTGGACCTGACCCACCAGGGCGCGGGCGCGGTGCTCGTCTCGTGGGGCGGTTCGTACGACATGCCGACCGCCGGCCGCACCCACCAGTCGCCTGCGGACGTCGCGCTCATCGACGCCATCCCGGGCTGGACCGTGCACGTGCCGGGGCATCCGGACGAGGCGGTGTCGCTGCTGCGCGAGGCGCTGCCCGGTGACGGCACGGTGTACCTGCGCCTGAGCGGCCAGTCCAACGCGCGCCCGCGCCCGGGGCCGGGCATGCAGGTGGTGCGCCAGGGTGGGCGCGGGGTCGTGCTGGCGGTCGGCCCGATGCTGGATCGCGTGCTGGCCGCGGCCGAGGACATGGACGTGACGGTGCTCTACGCGAAGACCGTCCGTCCCTTCGACGCCGAGACCCTACGCGCGGCCGTGGCCGGGACCGGGGTGGCGGACGTCGTGCTGGTCGAGCCGTACCTGGCAGGCACGTCGGCCCACCAGGTCAGCGAGGCCCTCGTGGAGGTCCCGCACCGCCTCCGGGCACTCGGCACCAGCCGCGACGCGGAGGTGCGCAGGTACGGCGAGGTCACCGACCACGACCTGGCGCACGCCCTCGACGAGGCGAGCATCGCGGCCGCCCTGAAGGCCTTCCTGCGCCCGGACTGA
- the hisH gene encoding imidazole glycerol phosphate synthase subunit HisH — protein MARVVILDYGSGNLRSAERAVRRVGAEVEVTADPHAALEADGLVVPGVGAYAACMAGLLSVGGEKIIGSRLAGGRPVLGICVGMQILFERGVEHGVETEGTGEWPGTVDRLHADVVPHMGWNTVRAPEDSQLFAGLDADARFYFVHSYAARSWQLDSGLPGQQPKVTWAHHGEDFVAAAENGPLWATQFHPEKSGDAGAHLLENWLRSL, from the coding sequence GTGGCTCGCGTCGTGATTCTGGACTATGGATCGGGGAACCTGCGCTCCGCCGAGCGCGCCGTGCGGCGCGTCGGCGCCGAGGTCGAGGTGACGGCCGACCCGCATGCGGCGCTGGAAGCCGACGGCCTCGTCGTCCCCGGCGTCGGCGCCTACGCGGCCTGTATGGCGGGCCTGCTGTCCGTGGGCGGGGAGAAGATCATCGGCAGCCGTCTCGCCGGCGGGCGTCCCGTCCTGGGCATCTGCGTCGGCATGCAGATCCTGTTCGAGCGCGGCGTCGAGCACGGCGTGGAGACCGAGGGCACCGGCGAGTGGCCCGGCACGGTCGACCGCCTGCACGCCGACGTCGTCCCCCACATGGGTTGGAACACCGTCCGCGCGCCCGAGGACTCGCAGCTGTTCGCCGGCCTCGACGCCGACGCGCGGTTCTACTTCGTGCACTCCTACGCCGCCCGCAGCTGGCAGCTCGACTCCGGCCTGCCCGGCCAGCAGCCCAAGGTGACGTGGGCGCACCACGGCGAGGACTTCGTCGCGGCCGCGGAGAACGGCCCGCTGTGGGCGACCCAGTTCCACCCGGAGAAGTCCGGCGACGCGGGCGCCCACCTGCTGGAGAACTGGCTGCGCAGCCTCTGA
- the priA gene encoding bifunctional 1-(5-phosphoribosyl)-5-((5-phosphoribosylamino)methylideneamino)imidazole-4-carboxamide isomerase/phosphoribosylanthranilate isomerase PriA — translation MTFTLLPAVDVADGQAVRLVQGEAGTETSYGSPLDAALAWQRDGAEWIHLVDLDAAFGKGDNKELIARVVGELDVQVELSGGIRDDASLEAALATGARRVNLGTAVLEDPEWTAKVVATYGDRVAIGLDVRITEDGHRLKGRGWTSDGGDLWEVLERLDRDGASRYVVTDVSKDGTLKGPNLDLLAEVAARTDAPVIASGGVSSLDDLRALAGLAADGVEGAIIGKALYAGAFTLPQALEAVSPRV, via the coding sequence GTGACGTTCACCCTCCTTCCCGCCGTCGATGTGGCCGATGGCCAGGCCGTGCGTCTCGTCCAGGGCGAGGCGGGCACGGAAACCTCCTACGGCAGCCCGCTCGACGCGGCGCTCGCCTGGCAGCGGGACGGCGCGGAGTGGATCCACCTCGTCGACCTCGACGCCGCATTCGGCAAGGGCGACAACAAGGAACTGATCGCCCGCGTGGTCGGCGAGCTGGACGTGCAGGTCGAGCTGTCCGGCGGCATCCGCGACGACGCGTCGCTGGAGGCCGCGCTCGCCACCGGGGCGCGCCGGGTGAACCTGGGCACCGCGGTGCTCGAAGATCCGGAGTGGACCGCGAAGGTCGTCGCCACCTACGGCGACCGCGTCGCGATCGGTCTCGACGTGCGCATCACCGAGGACGGCCACCGGCTCAAGGGCCGCGGCTGGACCAGCGACGGCGGCGACCTGTGGGAGGTCCTGGAGCGCCTGGACCGGGACGGCGCCTCGCGCTACGTGGTCACCGACGTCAGCAAGGACGGCACGCTCAAGGGCCCGAACCTGGACCTGCTCGCGGAGGTCGCCGCCCGCACCGACGCCCCGGTGATCGCCTCCGGCGGCGTGTCCAGTTTGGACGACCTGCGCGCGCTGGCCGGCCTCGCCGCCGACGGCGTCGAGGGCGCCATCATCGGCAAGGCCCTCTACGCGGGCGCGTTCACGCTGCCGCAGGCCCTGGAAGCGGTCAGCCCGCGAGTTTGA
- a CDS encoding PPOX class F420-dependent oxidoreductase, translating into MSDFEHIAAEKYLLLTTFRKNGTPVPTPVWAAGHDGEIVVWSDRTAGKIKRIRNNPEVTLQGCDFRGRETHGPVVTGQARLLDDAATERARSAIARKYGVVGQVTMFFSRLRGRQKTIGLAIKLAG; encoded by the coding sequence ATGTCGGATTTCGAGCACATCGCCGCCGAGAAGTACCTCCTGCTGACGACGTTCCGCAAGAACGGCACGCCCGTGCCGACGCCGGTGTGGGCCGCCGGCCACGACGGCGAGATCGTCGTGTGGAGCGACCGGACGGCGGGCAAGATCAAGCGGATCCGCAACAACCCCGAGGTCACGCTGCAGGGCTGCGACTTCCGCGGCCGCGAGACCCACGGGCCGGTGGTGACCGGGCAGGCCCGGCTCCTGGACGACGCGGCCACCGAGCGGGCGCGCTCGGCGATCGCGCGCAAGTACGGGGTGGTCGGTCAGGTGACGATGTTCTTCAGCAGGCTGCGGGGCCGCCAGAAGACGATCGGCCTGGCGATCAAACTCGCGGGCTGA
- a CDS encoding DMT family transporter, with translation MWWGLLCAVAAAVAYGVASVFQAVAARAVDDGGSGVDPRLLVRVLRQWRYVLGLGLDVVGFVAQLAALRVLPLFVVQAALAASLAVTAVAALTLGVRLSGREWGAIALVCAGLALLGVSARSEGSAPVGTAFHVGLLVAVALLATAGWTVGRAPEHVRTPALGLVSGLCFGVVALAGRVLDATGVTAVLTDPAAYALAAAGVLAMLFYASALQRGSVTTATALMVVGETVVPSLIGVVLLGDSTRAGFAPVAVAGFVVAVAAALALARFGEVDSPQRTPVPR, from the coding sequence GTGTGGTGGGGGTTGCTGTGCGCGGTGGCCGCCGCGGTCGCCTACGGGGTCGCGTCCGTGTTCCAGGCCGTCGCGGCCCGCGCGGTGGACGACGGCGGGTCCGGGGTGGACCCGCGGCTGCTCGTGCGCGTGCTGCGGCAGTGGCGGTACGTGCTCGGGCTCGGTCTGGACGTCGTGGGGTTCGTGGCGCAACTGGCCGCCTTGCGGGTGCTGCCGCTGTTCGTGGTGCAGGCCGCGCTCGCGGCGAGCCTCGCCGTCACGGCCGTGGCGGCGCTCACGCTCGGCGTGCGGCTGTCCGGCCGGGAGTGGGGCGCGATCGCGCTGGTGTGCGCCGGGCTGGCGCTGCTCGGCGTGTCCGCGCGGAGCGAGGGTTCCGCGCCGGTGGGCACGGCGTTCCACGTCGGCCTGCTCGTGGCCGTCGCGTTGCTGGCCACCGCGGGCTGGACCGTCGGGCGCGCTCCCGAGCACGTCCGCACGCCGGCGCTTGGGCTGGTCTCCGGGTTGTGCTTCGGCGTGGTCGCACTGGCCGGGCGCGTCCTGGACGCGACGGGCGTGACCGCGGTGCTGACCGATCCCGCCGCGTACGCCCTCGCCGCGGCCGGGGTGCTCGCGATGCTGTTCTACGCCTCGGCCCTGCAGCGCGGCAGCGTCACGACGGCCACCGCGCTGATGGTGGTCGGCGAGACCGTGGTTCCGTCGCTGATCGGCGTGGTCCTGCTGGGCGATTCGACGCGCGCCGGGTTCGCGCCGGTGGCCGTGGCCGGGTTCGTGGTCGCGGTGGCGGCGGCGCTGGCGCTGGCCCGGTTCGGCGAGGTCGACAGTCCACAGCGGACACCAGTGCCGCGCTGA
- the hisF gene encoding imidazole glycerol phosphate synthase subunit HisF — protein sequence MGVAVRVIPCLDVDAGRVVKGVNFADLRDAGDPVELARAYDAEGADELTFLDVTASSGNRETTFDVVRRTAEQVFIPLTVGGGVRACDDVDRLLRAGADKVSINTAAIARPELLREASRRFGAQCIVLSVDARRVPEGSEPTPSGFEVTTHGGRRGTGIDAVEWAQRGEELGVGEILLNSMDADGTKAGFDLELIEKTRKVVTVPVIASGGAGAVEHFLPAVRAGADAVLAASVFHFGQLKIGAVKDALRAGGVEVR from the coding sequence ATGGGTGTAGCGGTCAGGGTGATCCCGTGTCTGGACGTCGACGCGGGCCGGGTGGTGAAGGGCGTCAACTTCGCCGACCTCAGGGACGCCGGCGATCCGGTCGAGCTGGCGCGGGCCTACGACGCGGAGGGCGCCGACGAGCTGACCTTCCTCGACGTGACCGCATCCTCGGGCAACCGCGAGACCACTTTCGACGTGGTCCGGCGCACGGCCGAGCAGGTGTTCATCCCGCTGACCGTCGGCGGCGGTGTGCGCGCCTGCGACGACGTCGACCGCCTGCTGCGCGCGGGCGCGGACAAGGTGAGCATCAACACGGCGGCGATCGCCCGCCCCGAGCTGCTGCGCGAGGCCTCCCGCCGCTTCGGTGCGCAGTGCATCGTGCTGTCGGTCGACGCGCGGCGCGTGCCGGAGGGGTCGGAGCCGACGCCGTCCGGGTTCGAGGTGACCACCCACGGCGGCCGCCGCGGCACCGGCATCGACGCGGTCGAGTGGGCCCAGCGTGGCGAGGAGCTGGGCGTCGGCGAGATCCTGCTGAACTCGATGGACGCCGACGGCACCAAGGCCGGCTTCGACCTGGAGCTGATCGAGAAGACCCGCAAGGTCGTCACCGTGCCGGTGATCGCCAGCGGGGGAGCGGGCGCGGTCGAGCACTTCCTGCCCGCGGTGCGGGCCGGGGCGGACGCCGTGCTCGCCGCCAGCGTGTTCCACTTCGGACAGTTGAAGATCGGCGCGGTCAAGGACGCCCTGCGCGCCGGTGGGGTCGAGGTCCGGTGA
- the hisI gene encoding phosphoribosyl-AMP cyclohydrolase, with protein MSLAPELAQRLKRTADGLVCAVVVDHATSDVLMVAWMNDEALERTLTTRRGTYFSRSRQELWVKGETSGHVQHVREVRLDCDADTLLVRVDQTGPACHTGTRTCFDGADRLLLADDA; from the coding sequence GTGAGCCTGGCACCCGAGCTGGCCCAGCGGCTCAAGCGCACCGCCGACGGCCTGGTGTGCGCGGTCGTGGTCGACCACGCGACCTCCGACGTGCTGATGGTGGCCTGGATGAACGACGAGGCGCTGGAGCGCACGCTGACCACGCGCCGCGGCACGTACTTCTCGCGCAGCCGCCAGGAGCTGTGGGTCAAGGGCGAGACGTCCGGGCACGTGCAGCACGTGCGTGAGGTCCGCCTCGACTGCGACGCGGACACGCTGCTGGTGCGCGTCGACCAGACGGGCCCCGCCTGCCACACCGGCACCCGCACCTGCTTCGACGGTGCGGACCGCCTGCTGCTGGCCGACGACGCCTAG
- a CDS encoding TetR family transcriptional regulator — MSTAEQPTPAKRRGRRPGGQDTRAALVAAAREVFSESGYEGATVRAIAARAGVDAAMVNHWFGGKEGLFAQAVLQLPFDPVELLSQLLDGPVDELGKRIVRRFLTVWDATEGGAFPALVRSIASHDQAALSLKDFLIRHVLENVVSRVSPDRPELRATLCASQMVGMGMARYVAKFEPFSTTDVETLAAAVGPTLQRYLTGDID, encoded by the coding sequence GTGAGCACCGCGGAACAGCCTACGCCCGCCAAGCGGCGCGGCCGCCGGCCCGGCGGCCAGGACACCCGGGCCGCGCTCGTGGCCGCCGCGCGCGAGGTCTTCAGTGAAAGCGGCTACGAGGGCGCGACCGTGCGCGCGATCGCCGCCCGCGCCGGTGTCGACGCGGCCATGGTGAACCACTGGTTCGGCGGCAAGGAGGGCCTGTTCGCGCAGGCCGTGCTGCAGCTGCCGTTCGACCCGGTCGAGCTCCTGTCGCAGCTCCTGGACGGCCCGGTGGACGAGCTCGGGAAGCGGATCGTGCGGCGGTTCCTGACGGTGTGGGACGCGACCGAGGGCGGCGCGTTCCCGGCGCTGGTGCGCAGCATCGCCAGCCACGACCAGGCCGCGTTGAGCCTCAAGGACTTCCTGATCCGGCACGTGCTGGAGAACGTGGTCAGCCGGGTGTCGCCGGACCGGCCGGAGCTGCGCGCGACGCTGTGCGCGTCGCAGATGGTCGGCATGGGGATGGCCCGGTACGTGGCGAAATTCGAGCCGTTCTCGACCACGGACGTCGAAACCCTGGCGGCGGCCGTCGGCCCGACGTTGCAGCGCTACCTGACCGGCGACATCGACTAG
- a CDS encoding anthranilate synthase component I codes for MVSANPTDGGLGSVSPARDEFRALAEGRRVIPVVRRLLADGETPVGVYRKLAADRPGTFLFESAENGQSWSRWSFIGVRSPAALTVRDGKAVWEGTPPVGLPAEGDPLTVLRETVAALHTEPLPGMPPLTGGMVGYLGYDAVRWLEKLPELAEKDLDIPELTMLLATDLAAVDHHEGTVTLIANAVNWDDSPERVDAAYDDAVRRLEEMTERLGAAAPATAAVFDRPVPEFERRRTQADYFAAVEKAVEAIKAGEAFQVVPSQRFEIPTQADALDIYRVLRTSNPSPYMYLLRLDGFDIVGSSPESLVTVRDGRATTHPIAGTRWRGADPEEDAQLAKDLLADEKERAEHLMLVDLGRNDLGKVCKPGTVRVVDFFAIERYSHVMHIVSTVTGELAEDKTAFDAVAACFPAGTLSGAPKVRAMELIEELEPTRRGLYGGVVGYLDFAGDADTAIAIRTALIRDGIAYVQAGGGVVADSVPEYEDNECLNKARTVLSAVAAAQTMAPPRKLDPADDVASVQ; via the coding sequence ATGGTCAGTGCGAATCCCACCGACGGCGGCCTCGGTTCGGTGAGCCCCGCGCGCGACGAGTTCCGTGCCCTCGCCGAGGGCCGTCGCGTGATCCCGGTGGTCCGGCGGCTGCTCGCCGACGGCGAAACGCCCGTCGGGGTCTACCGCAAGCTCGCGGCCGACCGCCCGGGCACGTTCTTGTTCGAGTCGGCCGAGAACGGGCAGTCGTGGTCGCGCTGGTCCTTCATCGGGGTCCGCAGCCCCGCCGCGCTGACCGTGCGGGACGGCAAGGCCGTGTGGGAGGGCACCCCGCCGGTGGGCCTGCCCGCCGAGGGCGACCCGCTGACCGTGCTGCGGGAGACGGTCGCCGCGCTGCACACCGAGCCGCTGCCGGGCATGCCGCCGCTGACCGGCGGGATGGTCGGCTACCTCGGCTACGACGCGGTGCGCTGGCTGGAGAAGCTGCCGGAGCTGGCGGAGAAGGACCTCGACATCCCCGAGCTGACCATGCTGCTGGCGACCGACCTGGCCGCCGTGGACCACCACGAGGGCACGGTCACGCTCATCGCGAACGCGGTCAACTGGGACGACAGCCCGGAGCGGGTCGACGCGGCCTACGACGACGCCGTCCGCCGCCTGGAGGAGATGACCGAGCGGCTCGGCGCGGCGGCCCCCGCGACCGCCGCCGTCTTCGACCGCCCTGTCCCGGAGTTCGAGCGCCGCCGCACGCAGGCCGACTACTTCGCCGCGGTGGAGAAGGCCGTCGAGGCGATCAAGGCCGGCGAAGCGTTCCAGGTCGTGCCCTCGCAACGGTTCGAGATCCCCACCCAGGCCGACGCGCTGGACATCTACCGCGTGCTCCGCACCTCCAACCCCAGCCCGTACATGTACCTGCTGCGGCTGGACGGGTTCGACATCGTCGGCTCCAGCCCCGAGTCGCTGGTCACCGTGCGGGACGGCCGCGCCACCACGCACCCGATCGCGGGCACCCGCTGGCGCGGCGCCGACCCGGAGGAGGACGCGCAGCTGGCCAAGGACCTCCTTGCCGACGAGAAGGAGCGCGCCGAGCACCTGATGCTGGTCGACCTCGGCCGCAACGACCTGGGCAAGGTCTGCAAGCCCGGCACCGTGCGGGTGGTCGACTTCTTCGCCATCGAGCGCTACAGCCACGTCATGCACATCGTGTCCACCGTCACCGGGGAGCTGGCCGAGGACAAGACCGCGTTCGACGCGGTGGCCGCGTGCTTCCCGGCCGGCACGCTCTCCGGCGCCCCCAAGGTGCGCGCGATGGAGCTGATCGAAGAGCTGGAGCCGACCCGCCGCGGTCTCTACGGCGGCGTCGTCGGCTACCTCGACTTCGCGGGCGACGCCGACACGGCCATCGCGATCCGCACCGCCCTGATCCGGGACGGGATCGCGTACGTGCAGGCGGGCGGCGGCGTGGTGGCCGACTCGGTGCCCGAGTACGAGGACAACGAATGCCTGAACAAGGCCCGCACGGTGCTCTCCGCGGTCGCCGCCGCGCAGACCATGGCGCCGCCGCGGAAGCTGGACCCGGCCGATGACGTCGCCAGCGTCCAGTAA